Part of the Catalinimonas alkaloidigena genome is shown below.
GGATTCCCTCCTGTTCCATATAATTCCCTGATACGCTAAACTGAGCATTTTCAGAGCCGCCTGAAACATTCAGGTTCACATTATTGATAGGCGCGTTGCGAAACATTTCTTCCTGCCAGTCAGTCTTGTTGACCAATTCTTCTTCTCGCTGCAAAGCTACTACCCTGGGTAGTCCGGCATTGTCGGTAAGGGCATCAGAAATCTGCTTGTATCCATTAATGTCAGTGAGCTCCAGCAGTCTCCAGGGTTGTTGCATCCCTGTATATGCATCTAAAGATACTCTTGCTTCTCCTGCTTTTCCCCTTTTGGTTGTAATAAGTACTACTCCGTTGGCAGCTCTTGCGCCATAGATAGCCGCTGCTGAAGCATCTTTTAAAATTTCAATAGACTCAATGTCACTGGGGTTGATACTACTCAGGGCATTAAAATTATTTTCACCAGTAGCGCCATTGTCGTTGATTACCGGCACTCCGTCAATCACATACAAGGGCTCTGAGTTACCGATAGAACCAATACCCCTGATTTGCACCTGCATGCCCGCTCCCGGTTTTCCGGATTGTTGCACCACATTAACTCCGGCCACCCTACCCTGTAATCCCTGCTCAACCGAAGTAATTGCCATGTCCTTATATGAGGTCGCATCTACTGAAGAGACTGCACCGGTAAGATCTCTCCTTTCCTGCGTACCATAACCTACCACTACTACTTCACTTAAAGACTGAATATCAGGCAATAGCTCTATATCAATGGTTGACTGATTGCCTACGGTTACTTCTTCGGAAATGTACCCGATTGATGAAAATACAAGTACACTTTCGGAACTGGGTACCGTAAGCCGGTAATTGCCGTCCAGGTCGGTAACTGTACCCGTAGTAGTGCCCTTTACAAGCACGTTTACACCCGGCAGGACACCTTCACCCTCAGCTGTGAGTGTTCCGGTAACAGTCTTTTGTTGGGCATACGATGTTGATACGGTAAGTAACAAGCTCAGCACCAAGCCTGTGACAGGTTGCCATTTTGTGAAAATTCTCATTGAGATGTTAGGTTGGTTAGTTATAAATAAAACAATGTCGCCTGTAAGCTTTGGTATAAGACTTATCAAAAAAAATAGTTTTAAAGCTTTTCCACCAAACACTTAAAAATTATTCTGAAATTAAGTTAATATTTAAAATTTATCAACATTAATGCGCATGATTAAAAAATAAATAATTATGCAATAATTGATGGGTTCCTCTGCGCATATAATAAATTAATCCGTATTTTATTGACAGATATATCTGTTTTCACTCACTTACTTGCAAGTATTAAATTACCTGTTACCTCAGGGGAGTCAGTTAATACCAGTTTGACACTTAAGCTGAAAAGCCCTACTTTTCATTTTAGTTAACATACTGACAGCTCAATCCATACGCACTGTGAAAGCTCTACCTGTCTTTTTTCTTTGGTTTGTTTTTTCCATGTACGTAGCTGCTCATGCAGCATCAGAAAACCCTGCAAAAGACTTACTTAAGAAAGCGCAAAGCTTAGAGGAAAAAAAAGAAGTGGATAGCGCGGCATTCTATTACCTACGGGCGGCTGAGGCATTTCAAAAAAACATGGCCTGGCAAGAGAGCATTAACGTCCGGAAGAAAGCGGGCAACCTGTATTTTAGCAGGCGTATGAGTGATGAAGCTATTGCGAATTTCAACTATCTTCTGGACACGCTCCACTCCTATTTAAGCGACACGCTGAAGGCCGAGTTGTATTTTAAAAATGGAATCAGTCATGCCCGCCTGGCCCGCTTTGTAGATGCGCTCAATCATATGAAACAATCCTGCCAAATAAGAGAGCAGCTCTTAGATCCCCATGATCCGATATTAGGAGAGAGCTTCCATATGCTGGGCAGGTTATATTTTACAATTGGTAACTATCAGCAGTCATTAAACTACCAGCAAAAATACCTGGAAGTCAACCAGCACAATTATCCTCCTGACCACATGGAAGTAAGCGACGCCTTACATTTTGTAGGCTTATCCTATAGCCGACTCTATGAACATGAGCTCGCGCTGGAATACTACTTTAAATCCGCAGATATCGTGGAAAAGGCAGGAAAAAAGGAAAGATGGGCTTTAACCCATATCTACAACAATATCGGGCTGGTGTACGGAAGACAAAATATGCATGAGAAGGAGTTGGAGTATTTTCTAAAAGCCTTGGCCATGAAAAAAGAGCTGGGGATGAACATTAGTGATACCTATCATAATATCGGCAAAACCTACATAGATTTAGAAAGATACACCCAAGCCCAGGACATACTTCACGAAGCGCTACGTTTAAAAATTGAACAAGTAGGTGAGCGGCATACCACTGTAGCGGGTACCTTGTACTACCTGGCTGAATTATACGTAAACCAGGCTCAGTATGACTCTGCGATATATTACGCAGAAAAAGCCCTGTCTATTGAGCAGGAAAACTTTGGAAATAATGGGACTTCTTTAGCCGCCTCTTACCGGCAGCTTGCTACCATATACCAAAAACAACAGCTATGGAGGCAATCACTTGACCACTTGCAGAAAGGGCAAACCGCCCTTGTCAAATATTATGATTCAGGACAAATATCAGCAAATCCTTCTCCTAAGGATAATATCATTGATCCTCTGAGCCTTTTACGACTCATGCAGCAAAAGTCCGAAGTACTATTGCTACGCTACGCTGCCGATCAACAAACTGAGGACCTTAGGATGGCCTACCAGACCAGCAAGGCCGCTACTGAATTGATTGAGCATACATATGCGAATTTACACGACTCTGAGTCGCGTACTTTTCTGGCGGATCATGCCAATAAGATTCTGGAACTGGCCCTGCAAACCGCTTATATGCTACAGCAGGAAGAAGAAGACACTCAGTACCTGGAACTGGCCTTCCAACTTATTGAAAAAAACAAAGCGCAGTTGCTGCTGGAAAATATTACCTCTTCACAATGGAAAAGTAAGGGTGCCATTGCTGATACACTGCTTGAACAGGAGCAGGAAGTCAGCAGTAAGCTTGCTTATTATGAGAAACTAAAATTTGAAGAAGAAAGCCGTTCCTCTCCTGACTCAGTCAAGCTTTACACTTATAATAACCAGATTTTTGCATTGCACAGAACGCAAGAAAGCCTGAATCAATCTATAAGGCTTCGTTATCCACAGTACTATCACATGAGGCATGAGCAGAAATTCATATCGCTTCAACAGGCTCAAAAAGACTTGCTTCAGGAAGATGAGGTATTGGTTGAATACTTTCAGGGAGATAGTGCCATATATTATCTGGCAGTAAGTTCTGATCAGGTTTCTTTTTACCGGAATGAAATAAAAAGTTTGCCTATTAAACCCATGCTTAATGGCTTACAGGAACGAGATTATCAGACCTATACTCAAGCTGCTCATCGCTTGTACAACTACCTCTTATTACCGGTATTAAGAGATTTTTCAGAAAAAAAATTAATCATCATCCCTGATCACCAGATAGGTTATATACCTTTTGAGTCTTTGCTTGTTCAGCCTCCCTCATCCAATCCGGATTATAAATCATTGCAGTATTTGATGCTGGAACACACTATCTCTTATCAGTATTCAGCCAATCTGCTGGCCTCTACGCAACAAACCTCAGTAAAGGAGTATGAACGATCTTTCGCGGGTTATGCCCCTACCTTCTCAAAGCAGAAAAACACCTTACTGGCTACTCGTTCTTCCCAGGATCAACAGTTGGTCAATGAGCTTGAAGCCCTACCCTATGCTGAAGAAGAGGTTCGGACCATAGCGCAGATGCTTAACGGTGAAGCTCATATCAGCGAAACAGCTACGGAAAAAAACTTTAAAGAGCATGCCTCCAATAGCTGGATCATTCACCTTGCCTCTCACACCTTGATCAATGACCGCAACCCTTTGTACTCCAAACTAGTCTTTGCTCCTGAAGACAATGATGAAGAAGACGGGTTACTGCATACCTATGAGCTCTACAATATGCAGCTCAAGGCTGATATGGTTACCCTCAGTGCCTGTAATACCGGCGTTGGGAAAATACAAAAGGGAGAAGGCATCATCAGTCTAGCCCGTGGCTTTATGTATGCGGGCGTACCCAATGTACTGATGAGCTTATGGGCAGTATCAGATCGCTCCACCTCCCAACTGATGCAAAACTTTTACCAGGCGCTGAATAAAGGCAGCAGTAAAGCGGAAGCCTTACGTACTGCAAAACTGCAATATCTGGAGCAAGCAGACGCCAATACTGCCGCCCCCTATTACTGGAGTGGCTTTGTTTTAATTAGCAACAATCAGGACCCTGGAGAAAGTAACTTTCCAGTCCTTTTCTTCCTTCTTCCTATGATAGCCCTTATCTTGGCGGGTTGGTTTTATTTTAGAAAGAAAGCAGCACACAAAACTACCTAAACATTCGCTTAGACTGATATGAAGCATAGAATAATACAGTTAATCTGTTTACTGATTGTTTGTCCGTTTTACCTAAAAGCCGAAGTTACGCTTCCTCATTTTTTTTCTGATAATATGGTACTCCAACGCAATGTAGAAGTACCTGTCTGGGGGAAAGCCGATCGCAGAGAAAATATAACGCTTACTTTTCAGGGACAGGAGTACACTACCCAGGCAGACAAAGAGGGTAAGTGGAAAATCAAGCTGCCTGCTACCCCTGCCGGAGGGCCTCACAGGCTCACGATCACCGGTGAAAATATCATTCGCCTGGAAAATATACTCTTCGGAGATGTATACCTCGCCAGCGGGCAGTCCAATATGGTGTGGGAGATGTATAACTTGCCGGAAGGCTTGGAAACTGCTGGTTCGGCAGATGAGCACCCTGAAATCAGACTTTTTCTGGTAGAAAATAAAAGGGCATTTTCTCCCCAGGAAGACGTGCCTGCAGGCGCGTGGCAAATTGCCGACAGTAGCAGCGTACTGGATTTCTCAGCTATTGCCTATTACTTCGGCCGATACTTACAGCAAGAGCTTGACGTACCTATCGGCCTGATCGGATCTTACTGGGGAGGTACAGCGGTAGAAGCCTGGATGAGTTCCGAAGTGCTGGACAGCATTCCGAAATACAAAAGTATGCTTAACGCAATGGAACGGTATACGCAGTCAGCCGATGAACTGGAGCAGATGTACAGCACCAATCTGGAAAGATGGGTAGAGCAGTCTGAAAAAGAAGACCGTGGCTTTTCAGAAGGTTGGTACAGAGAACGCTTTGACGATCAAAACTGGGAAAGTATGCAGCTACCTGCCCCCTGGAAGTTTGCCGGGCTAGCTGATCATGATGGTGCTGTCTGGTTTCGTAAGACCTTTTTTGTGCCGAAAGCCATGAGTAACAAAGACCTCTACATCCACCTGCCCCGTGTTAATGAGCATGATATCGTTTGGGTAAACGGACAGGAAGTTGGTAGAGGAAAGGGTAATCTTCATCGGGTATATCAAATCCCTCGTTCTCTACTGAATGCAAGGGAAAATGTGATTACTGTCAGGGTTTTTGAAACTGGTTACCAGGGAGGTATCTGGGGACATGAAGAAGATTTTCATATCACTGATCGCAGACATAAGATAGCGCTGCGAGGAGACTGGAAATACCGCAAAGGGGTCAGTTGGGACGAATTACCTGTACGTCCTAATACGGTCTTTAGCGGATCTACACCTATGATGCTGTACAATGGCATGATCGCCCCGCTCATTCCTTTTGCCCTCAAGGGCATAATCTGGTACCAGGGCGAAAGAAATGCCAGCCGGGCCTATGAATATCGTACACTTTTTCCAATGATGATCAAAGACTGGCGCAAACGTTGGCAGCAGGAAGAGCTGCCCTTTCTTTATGTTCAGCTAGCGAATTATAAACAGCCTGCAAAAAAACCCGAACCCAGTGAGTGGGCTGAGCTGAGGGAAGCTCAGCAAATGGCTTTGTCTCTGCCCAATACCGGAATGGCTACTGCTATTGATCTGGGGGAGGCAGAAAATATTCACCCTGCCAATAAAAAAGATGTAGGAAGAAGGCTGGCTTTAGCAGCCCGGGCTGTTATCTATGATGAGGATATTGTACACCAGGGGCCTGTGTTTGATTCTATGCATATCGTAGGTAACCAGATTGCGATAACTTTCAAAACCCATGGCTCCCCGCTGAAAGTAGATGACCAATACGGATATGTCAGAGGCTTTACTATTGCTCGGGAAGACCGTGAGTTCGTCAGGGCCAAAGCTTACATCCTAAA
Proteins encoded:
- a CDS encoding CHAT domain-containing protein, producing the protein MKALPVFFLWFVFSMYVAAHAASENPAKDLLKKAQSLEEKKEVDSAAFYYLRAAEAFQKNMAWQESINVRKKAGNLYFSRRMSDEAIANFNYLLDTLHSYLSDTLKAELYFKNGISHARLARFVDALNHMKQSCQIREQLLDPHDPILGESFHMLGRLYFTIGNYQQSLNYQQKYLEVNQHNYPPDHMEVSDALHFVGLSYSRLYEHELALEYYFKSADIVEKAGKKERWALTHIYNNIGLVYGRQNMHEKELEYFLKALAMKKELGMNISDTYHNIGKTYIDLERYTQAQDILHEALRLKIEQVGERHTTVAGTLYYLAELYVNQAQYDSAIYYAEKALSIEQENFGNNGTSLAASYRQLATIYQKQQLWRQSLDHLQKGQTALVKYYDSGQISANPSPKDNIIDPLSLLRLMQQKSEVLLLRYAADQQTEDLRMAYQTSKAATELIEHTYANLHDSESRTFLADHANKILELALQTAYMLQQEEEDTQYLELAFQLIEKNKAQLLLENITSSQWKSKGAIADTLLEQEQEVSSKLAYYEKLKFEEESRSSPDSVKLYTYNNQIFALHRTQESLNQSIRLRYPQYYHMRHEQKFISLQQAQKDLLQEDEVLVEYFQGDSAIYYLAVSSDQVSFYRNEIKSLPIKPMLNGLQERDYQTYTQAAHRLYNYLLLPVLRDFSEKKLIIIPDHQIGYIPFESLLVQPPSSNPDYKSLQYLMLEHTISYQYSANLLASTQQTSVKEYERSFAGYAPTFSKQKNTLLATRSSQDQQLVNELEALPYAEEEVRTIAQMLNGEAHISETATEKNFKEHASNSWIIHLASHTLINDRNPLYSKLVFAPEDNDEEDGLLHTYELYNMQLKADMVTLSACNTGVGKIQKGEGIISLARGFMYAGVPNVLMSLWAVSDRSTSQLMQNFYQALNKGSSKAEALRTAKLQYLEQADANTAAPYYWSGFVLISNNQDPGESNFPVLFFLLPMIALILAGWFYFRKKAAHKTT
- a CDS encoding sialate O-acetylesterase yields the protein MKHRIIQLICLLIVCPFYLKAEVTLPHFFSDNMVLQRNVEVPVWGKADRRENITLTFQGQEYTTQADKEGKWKIKLPATPAGGPHRLTITGENIIRLENILFGDVYLASGQSNMVWEMYNLPEGLETAGSADEHPEIRLFLVENKRAFSPQEDVPAGAWQIADSSSVLDFSAIAYYFGRYLQQELDVPIGLIGSYWGGTAVEAWMSSEVLDSIPKYKSMLNAMERYTQSADELEQMYSTNLERWVEQSEKEDRGFSEGWYRERFDDQNWESMQLPAPWKFAGLADHDGAVWFRKTFFVPKAMSNKDLYIHLPRVNEHDIVWVNGQEVGRGKGNLHRVYQIPRSLLNARENVITVRVFETGYQGGIWGHEEDFHITDRRHKIALRGDWKYRKGVSWDELPVRPNTVFSGSTPMMLYNGMIAPLIPFALKGIIWYQGERNASRAYEYRTLFPMMIKDWRKRWQQEELPFLYVQLANYKQPAKKPEPSEWAELREAQQMALSLPNTGMATAIDLGEAENIHPANKKDVGRRLALAARAVIYDEDIVHQGPVFDSMHIVGNQIAITFKTHGSPLKVDDQYGYVRGFTIAREDREFVRAKAYILNDSTVMVYHDTMINPAAARYGWADNPEDINLYNEAGLPALPFRTDDWPGKTYESASYSLK